A single genomic interval of Prunus dulcis unplaced genomic scaffold, ALMONDv2, whole genome shotgun sequence harbors:
- the LOC117613278 gene encoding uncharacterized protein LOC117613278, producing MKSSDRGLQELKLFHTIDRNIYSRLLMGLGFDPILSKYIVALWHTLERQSIGQKFMVNTLFLHDPFFNDLANESFELLKRLYSDCIHPPFEDIDSQFPKLRLLVPLHLMNGLIVQQGFQNSVNLCVDPNVVEAQPSLPAQEACDERPDRHQPNADKNEITLFLTFSRGHPVSEEELRGFFTRKFGECIEAICMGAEERNSQPLFARVVVKSSSDITSNSQFMGKMLP from the exons ATGAAATCTTCTGACAGAGGCCTTCAAGAACTTAAGCTTTTCCATACAATCGATCGCAACATATATTCTCGACTCTTGATGGGGTTAGGTTTTGACCCTATCCTATCCAAGTATATCGTAGCCCTTTGGCACACGCTTGAAAGACAAAGTATTGGCCAGAAATTTATGGTGAATACCTTATTTTTGCACGATCCATTCTTCAATGACTTGGCAAACGAGTCTTTCGAGTTATTGAAACGTTTGTATTCAGATTGCATTCATCCTCCATTCGAGGACATTGATAGCCAGTTTCCAAAACTGCGTCTTCTTGTTCCG TTGCATTTGATGAATGGTCTAATAGTGCAACAAGGGTTTCAAAATTCAGTTAATTTGTGCGTTGATCCTAATGTTGTTGAGGCTCAACCTTCGTTGCCAGCCCAAGAAGCATGTGATGAAAGACCTGATCGGCACCAGCCTAATGCTGACAAGAATGAAATAACTTTGTTCTTGACCTTCTCAAGGGGCCATCCTGTTTCAGAAGAAGAACTCAGAGGCTTCTTTACAAG GAAATTTGGAGAGTGTATAGAAGCAATATGTATGGGAGCAGAGGAGCGAAATTCGCAGCCACTGTTTGCTCGTGTTGTTGTTAAGTCTTCCTCAGACATCACATCAAATTCTCAATTCATGGGAAAGATGTTACCGTGA